In the genome of Triticum urartu cultivar G1812 chromosome 5, Tu2.1, whole genome shotgun sequence, one region contains:
- the LOC125555672 gene encoding LOW QUALITY PROTEIN: MLO protein homolog 1-like (The sequence of the model RefSeq protein was modified relative to this genomic sequence to represent the inferred CDS: deleted 2 bases in 1 codon) → MAGPAGGRELPDTPTWAVALVCAVMILVSVAMEHALHNLGHWFHKRHKKAMGEALEKMKAELMLVGFISLLLTVAQDPISKICISVEAGSKMLPWSPEADYAGDDAKGSRRRLLWLQGDTHRRFLAAPAGEDVCAKQLDRLDRCLLGKVALMSAGSMHQLHIFIFVLAVFHVLYSVVTMALSRLKMKQWKKWESETASLEYQFANDPSRCRFTHQTTFVRRHLGLSSTPGVRWVVAFFRQFFGSVTKVDYLTLRQGFINAHLSQKSRFDFHKYIKRSLEDDFKVVVGISLKLWFVAVLILFLDFHGIGTLIWMSVVPLVILLWVGTKLEMVIMEMAQEIQDRESVVKGAPAVEPSNKYFWFDRPDWVLFLIHLTLFQNAFQMAHFVWTVATPDLKKCYHQKMGVSIAKVVLGVAAQIMCSYITFPLYALVTHMGSHMKRSVFNEQTAKALTNWRKVAKEKKKARDADMLRAQMSQGSSPVHLLHNAGARSDDPRSAPASPRAEKGGGGVQHPARRVPPCDGWRSASLPALDAHITGADFCFSTQR, encoded by the exons ATGGCGGGGCCGGCGGGAGGGCGGGAGCTGCCGGACACGCCGACGTGGGCGGTGGCGCTCGTTTGCGCCGTCATGATACTCGTCTCGGTCGCCATGGAGCACGCCCTCCACAACCTCGGCCAC TGGTTCCACAAGCGGCACAAGAAGGCCATGGGGGAGGCGCTGGAGAAGATGAAGGCGGAGCTCATGCTGGTGGGCTTCATATCCCTGCTCCTCACCGTGGCGCAGGACCCCATCTCCAAGATATGCATCTCCGTGGAGGCCGGCAGCAAGATGCTCCCGTGGAGC CCCGAAGCTGATTACGCTGGCGACGATGCCAAGGGCAGCCGCCGGAGGCTCCTCTGGCTCCAAGGCGACACCCACCGCCGGTTCCTGGCTGCCCCGGCCGGAGAGGACGTCTGCGCCAAACAG CTTGACAGACTTGATCGGTGTTTGCTGGGCAAGGTGGCGCTGATGTCGGCCGGGAGCATGCACCAGCTGCACATATTCATCTTCGTGCTCGCCGTCTTCCACGTCTTGTACAGCGTGGTCACCATGGCCCTAAGCCGTCTGAAA ATGAAGCAATGGAAGAAGTGGGAGTCGGAGACCGCCTCGCTGGAGTATCAGTTCGCCAATG ATCCCTCGCGGTGCCGGTTCACGCACCAGACGACGTTCGTGAGGCGGCACCTGGGCCTGTCCAGCACCCCCGGCGTCAGATGGGTGGTGGCCTTCTTCAGGCAGTTCTTCGGGTCGGTCACCAAGGTGGACTACCTGACGCTGCGCCAGGGCTTCATCAACGCGCATCTCtcgcagaagagcaggttcgacTTCCACAAGTACATCAAGAGGTCGCTGGAGGACGACTTCAAGGTCGTCGTCGGCATCAG TCTCAAGCTCTGGTTCGTGGCGGTCCTCATACTCTTCCTTGATTTCCACG GGATCGGCACTCTTATCTGGATGTCTGTGGTTCCTCTCGTG ATCCTGTTGTGGGTCGGGACCAAGCTGGAGATGGTGATCATGGAGATGGCCCAGGAGATCCAGGACCGGGAGAGCGTCGTCAAGGGGGCTCCCGCCGTCGAGCCCAGCAACAAGTACTTCTGGTTCGACCGCCCCGACTGGGTCCTCTTCCTCATACACCTCACACTCTTCCAGAACGCGTTTCAGATGGCACATTTCGTGTGGACAGTG GCCACGCCTGACTTGAAGAAATGCTACCATCAGAAAATGGGAGTGAGCATCGCCAAGGTGGTGCTGGGGGTGGCCGCCCAGATCATGTGCAGCTACATCACCTTCCCGCTCTACGCGCTCGTCACGCACATGGGCTCACACATGAAGAGAAGCGTCTTCAACGAGCAGACGGCCAAGGCGCTCACCAACTGGCGAAAGGTggccaaggagaagaagaaggcccGGGACGCGGACATGCTGAGGGCGCAGATGAGTCAAGGCTCGTCGCCGGTGCACCTGCTCCACAATGCCGGGGCGCGGTCCGACGATCCCCGGAGCGCGCCGGCGTCGCCGAGGGCCGAGAAGGGGGGCGGGGGCGTGCAGCATCCGGCGCGCAGGGTGCCTCCTTGTGACGGGTGGAGGTCGGCCTCGTTGCCGGCCCTCGACGCTCACATCACCGGTGCAGATTTTTGCTTCAGCACGCAACGTTGA